Proteins from a single region of Budorcas taxicolor isolate Tak-1 chromosome 11, Takin1.1, whole genome shotgun sequence:
- the H1-1 gene encoding histone H1.1, which produces MSEVALPAPAASTAPEKPLAGKKAKKPAKAAAAAKKKPAGPSVSELIVQAVSSSKERSGVSLAALKKALAAAGYDVEKKNSRIKLGLKSLVSKGTLVQTKGTGASGSFKLNKKVASVDAKPSATKVATKTKITSASKKPKKATGAAAAKKGVKTPKKAKKPVLTKKSSKSPKKPKAVKPKKVAKSPAKAKAVKSKGAKVKVTKPKTAAKPKKAAPKKK; this is translated from the coding sequence ATGTCCGAAGTCGCGCTCCCTGCTCCAGCTGCTTCCACTGCCCCCGAGAAACCTTTAGCTGGTAAGAAGGCGAAGAAGCCTGCGAAGGCTGCAGCGGCCGCCAAGAAAAAACCAGCAGGCCCTTCAGTTTCGGAGCTGATTGTGCaagccgtttcctcctccaaggagcgCAGCGGTGTATCCCTGGCCGCGCTGAAGAAGGCGCTGGCGGCCGCTGGCTACGATGTAGAAAAGAAGAACAGCCGCATCAAGCTGGGTCTTAAGAGCCTAGTGAGCAAAGGCACCCTGGTACAGACCAAGGGCACGGGCGCTTCGGGTTCTTTCAAGCTCAACAAGAAAGTAGCCTCCGTGGATGCCAAGCCCAGCGCCACAAAGGTGGCAACGAAGACCAAGATAACAAGCGCTTCTAAGAAGCCCAAGAAGGCCACTGGGGCGGCTGCTGCCAAGAAAGGTGTCAAGACTCCAAAAAAGGCTAAAAAGCCTGTGTTGACAAAGAAGTCCTCAAAGAGTCCTAAGAAGCCTAAGGCTGTGAAGCCTAAAAAAGTAGCCAAGAGCCCTGCCAAAGCCAAGGCTGTGAAATCCAAAGGGGCCAAAGTGAAGGTAACCAAGCCAAAGACCGCTGCCAAGCCCAAGAAGGCAGCACCCAAGAAGAAGTAA
- the LOC128055214 gene encoding histone H3.1, which translates to MARTKQTARKSTGGKAPRKQLATKAARKSAPATGGVKKPHRYRPGTVALREIRRYQKSTELLIRKLPFQRLVREIAQDFKTDLRFQSSAVMALQEACEAYLVGLFEDTNLCAIHAKRVTIMPKDIQLARRIRGERA; encoded by the coding sequence ATGGCCCGTACAAAGCAAACTGCCCGTAAATCCACTGGCGGCAAGGCGCCACGCAAGCAGCTAGCCACCAAAGCGGCTCGCAAGAGTGCACCAGCCACCGGCGGCGTAAAAAAGCCTCACCGCTACCGTCCTGGCACGGTAGCCCTGCGCGAGATCCGCCGCTACCAAAAGTCCACAGAGCTTCTTATCCGTAAATTGCCTTTTCAACGCCTTGTGCGTGAGATTGCCCAGGACTTCAAGACCGACTTGCGCTTTCAGAGTTCGGCGGTGATGGCACTGCAGGAGGCATGTGAAGCCTACCTGGTGGGTCTTTTCGAGGACACCAATTTGTGCGCTATTCACGCCAAGCGCGTTACCATCATGCCCAAGGACATCCAGCTAGCCCGTCGGATCCGCGGGGAGAGAGCATAA